The following nucleotide sequence is from Aspergillus luchuensis IFO 4308 DNA, chromosome 1, nearly complete sequence.
TACGAGGTGCCCAAATTGATAGGTACAGGCAATCCTCTGAGTCTCCTCCGCTGATGAGAAATCCCGTTTCATAGGTGGTGTATATCGTGGAGCTGTTGCTTGTCTGTTGGATACATGATGAGGGCAATGCAAAGGCATTGACTGTACCATTAGGCTGTTTCTTCACGGGGCTGCTAAAGCGGAGGTCACCAACTGGTGGCTCTGCAAATGGGACACCCAGCCATTGTCGAACATCAGGGGCTGTCTGGTTGAAGAAGCCTTGTATAGGGCCGCTGGAGGTTTGGACTAGCAGTCCTTCCCCATTTGTGTCTCTTGTAGCTGGAGAAGTGGGAACAGCTACACAATGAGAGACAAGAAGCGTTGCAATAATGCAGAGACGCGTAAGCATCTTGAAATTGATTATGAGTTAAGCGGTAGCTCATACTGGATCAGGGGCGAAGAGGAGACTGCTTTATACCTTTCTATAAGGACCACGGTAGCCCCTCAGTTGCGCGGCAAAGCGATTCGGCAGACGAACAAGACCCTTTAACGCCTCGTGAAGAGGATAAATGATACTGAACCTCGCTTCTGCAGGCTAAGGAATAAGCCGCCAAATAGCTCCCCGGATGACCCCAGATTGCGGGGTCGAAAATGCCGAAGCCAGGCTTACTCTATAATTGGAGCATAAACATCTTGTAAGTAACATGATCTAAGACTTCATGTTGCAGTTGATATAGTCTATAGCGGTACTGTAGCAAGCATATCTGTATATGCAAGTGAGAACGATGGTAACGTTGAGGAAGTATCCATGGCTCGCCACCGTTGTTAACTTCGGGCTCGCACCGGTCCGTCTGCCTTATGTACCAAGAGACGGATACACTCTGAACCCAATGGATCCATGAAAAGCATATACTTCCAATATAGCATCATGAATTCGCTTCGGTGAATCCCTGCTTGGACCCTGCTGGTGGGATGCGGAGGGGAACTGGGATGTGCGTGTGCGGGGTAAATCTGGGGTAAACTTTCCCCCAACCGAGGCAGGGAACTGATGAACATTGCCGCCTTCGACTCGGTTGAACATTCTACCTCCAGCATAGTCATCAGCATTCAGAGGCCTTGAGGGGTATTCGATAACTCAGATGTACAATTGAGCTCTACCGGCTGTCCATCGAAGCTTGAGTGAGGTCGTGAGTGAATGAAGGTTTGCTGTGAGACAAGAGGCTTACGCAAGGTCATTATGCGCCGTCGCACATTAATATGATAAGCCTCCTGGTCTATAGTACAGACAATAGGCTTACTTTAATGGAGGGCCTGAGTTCACCGAAATGCTGCCTCAGTAAGCATGTATGAAAATGTCTCTTATTGACATAAGATGGCTTGGGAAGTGTCCAAAAGAGTGTTCGCAAGCGGATCATTGCCGCTAATAATCCTCAGCGATGATCAGGTTCAGTCACCCTGATTTACCCTGTCTGTACCAGCGTGATCTTATAGTCGGCAAAGACAAGACCCTTCAATGGGTAAGTGTTTCGCGATGCGGTCTAACAAAACAGACGAAAATGGCTGCCTGACCTGAAAGACCTCAGGCACCACACCCTGGCTTAACCTTCCTGATTGGGATAAGCACAACTGCTCCACGGCACCCCATATCCTTGAACCAAGCTTTACTGAATCGGGATTCCCCGCCTCAGCGAGTGTCATTCGGGTTGCCTGATCGGGAAGACCGCCCATTTTCCAAGCTCACAACAAAGAAGGCCTTGCTGGAAAAATGCCGGTTGTGTCAACAAATTTCCTTGTTTTGGTTAATCATCGGCCAGACCAAGCAAACCGAGGGGTGGTAGCCTTTTGTCAGCAGCCATCTCAACGGGTTGCTGCAAGTTTAGCGGATTGTTGAAAGTTGGATGTCGACATAAGCCGCAGTTGAGCATAATAGCGAAGCTGTCGCAATTAGTGCTGTGCTCTGGAACTTCGAAGCAGAGTCTTTTAGCCCAGCCCCTTCTTCAAACAACACTCCATAGGTCTGCGATATTACGTTGTGTAACCACCCAGCAACCGCAGCGCTGCACAGCGCATTGCTACATGGGTTGCTTAGTAGAACTGATAAGACCTCTCATACAACAGTGAGTCTTGAACAGTCGTGTGTTGCGTTGCATTATTGCATATTCTAACCCCCGACTCCGCATCATCTTTGTCGATCAACGCTTTCACTTCGCGCGTCAAGTTACCCATTTCCGACAGTAAAATGGGAAAAAGGGCTTTGGCCGTGTCACTATTGCCGTTCATCACCGGCAATTACGTAGTTAAGGAGCATTAGACTCAAACAAGGTGCGTTTAGGGGAGGGGGATAATGAAGGAAAAGATCAATAGGGTCTTCCGGAGGGAAATATTCGAAACCTTGAAGAAAATACTCGAGAGGCAAGAACGCCAGTGGAggtttttttaattatttgaAGCAGAATCTGCATCCTAATCTTCTCTATACATCAGACTTGGATAGGATATCAGCACAGAGAGTTCTTCTATGTTCGTCAACTAAATCTCTTTCCCCTACGTGATGAAGATCGCCCTTCATACCGAGAAAAGGGCAGAATATGAGAAAAGACCAAGACGGCAAAATCTCGGACTTGGTGTCGCGGATTTGGTTTTACTTCTGGGACTAGCACGGCTGAGAAGGGTGTAGGACGTCTGACTTGAGCATGCAATGATGTTTACAGCATTGcatgaaggggagaggggcgGCGCTCAAAGATTTATCCACGGATGTCGTGGTGCATGCCGCTGCACACTAACTCGGATTACATTGCAGTCGTACTTCTATAGTGTCAATTAGTGGTTGCGTCCTGCATAGTGCTCATGGTCTGACACTGAGTACATTAGTCCCCTTTCAAGACAATTGGACCTTCTCGGCCTGAATGCGCTCGGAGGAATTGCGATGGGAGTGGGTAAAAAAAACTAGTTCAGCCCACAGGGAAGCAAAATTACCGCCATCCCACGCCCAAAGCCTCAACATTGAGCTTGTCTGGTATTTTCGAGACCGGCTAACACAGTCTTGGCGTTTCTGAACTGGCTATGAGTCCGGGTGATGGAGGGCCTCACCATGCATGATGACATGCTACCGGAACCTTATGTTCGGGATAGGATATGGCGACAATGGAAAAATGGGACACCACACATGACCTTAACTTTACCAGGGAGAGCTTGCTGACTTGAAAGTTTACACCGAACAAGATAAGCAATAAAACGGACAGCTTATACGCACTATGAAATAAGCAATTCCGCGGCACATCGGCGAAGTCAACTGGGTACTTGGTGGGCGCGCGATTATTAAATGCCTCGGTGGCGTTGGGTCATTCGACGGTAGGGAGAGTGCCACGCCGACAACAAGCAAGCTAAGCATTTCCAGACTCCATTGGAAAATCTCcgggacaagaaggagatcaaAATCTGACTTCCCGATCGGACCACTCAACTTGCCTTGCGCTCCAGTTGCCCGGCTTGGCTGGTAGTAATGCTTTTCCCACACTGGTGGGGAAAGTCCCGTGGAGTCACGCGGCCCCCCCAAATTCCAACATCAGCGCGCCATGacatcttccctctcatGGCCTGACCGCTCAGATGCCTTCCCAGCTCACCTTTCTCTGCTTTTTCTTAATGCTGTCTTCTTTCACTAGGCCTCCGTCGGATGCATCGAGGACCACTTGTGACTGGGTAAGTCCTCTGCCAGACTCTACTAGTTTATGATTTCATCCCGCGTCCGGTGTAATAACCTTAGTATAGCCGCTTCCCAATCAGTCGCCCGAGTTGAGATTTCTTTGAGACCGGGGTGGTGGGCCTAGGGCTCGGACAACATCCGTTGCTCGCACCCCTCGGATAATGGATTCCAATTTCTAAGACACAATACAGTCAGTAACGTGGGCCTGGCCTGTATCGAAGTGCCTGGACGCGGGGCTAAAGCCTGGGGTGCTTATTGCGGAGATAATAGGAACCACGGTTGGCGTGCCCCAGGACAACCTAGAGCTCCAATTGGTGGCCGGGTAGCGACTGGAGCTAGActaacaaccacccccgCTGTTGGAGAGTCGCCGCGCTAACACCAAGACCAATCAGCGAGTGCTTTGCATAAGATCCAGCCATGTGGCGACTGGTGGGATATCAGACACGTTACAGAGCCGTACACCGTACCGCCCAAGTCAGCCCGAGCATACCACTACCCCGGTGAGAAGCTGTggtatctttctctctcggCCCTGGTCCCTATGCGGAGTATTTCGTACTAACCAGGGGGTCCGCTATGTGACTCGCACATCGGCATCCGTCTTTCACTTGCATGCGGGTCCACGGCAGACCTCTGGACGTCATCTCGACCAGCTCGGTCGGCAGCAGTCCGGTCTCCATTGACCGGAGAAGCGGATTGATCATCAGCCCATGTAGAGCTTACAGAAACCCCGCGACTGTTTGCTTTCGGGCTAGTCGTTGgcctgtttctttttctatgaGCATGCCCCCGGACGTGAAAATGGCtatttctctccccctccattcTGCTTTCCCCTGTTTTACCTTCTGGTGCCTCTCCTGCAAAGCCAAAATCCTTGCGGTACAGGCAATTCAGCACAATGCAGGGCCAAGCACTTCGTTATGCCCAGATCTTCTTAGTCGCTTGTCCCTCCTTTATCCTTTTCGGTTACAATCAGTCCGGTGTCGGAGGACTCGACGACTTCCCCTCCTGGGTGAGGGTCTTTCCAGAGATTGACACAGTCAACACTACTGGGGCGCAAGAGTCTCACAATGCCACCGTTCAAGGAGCCGTGGTTGCGTCGTACACAATCGGAGCCCTCTTCGGGTCACTGATTTGTACAATGATTGGTGACATGCTTGGACGTCGCCGATCGATCTTTTCTGGCGCACTCATTGCATTGATTGGTCAGATACTGGAATGCACCGCCTATTCTCTAGCTCAATTCGTCGTTGGGAGAGTGATTTTGGGTTTTGGTGTTGGCATGCTCAGTGCGACTGTACCTGTCTGGCAATCCGAGTGCGCGCCTGCCGCCCAGCGAGGACGGAACGTGGTGTTGACAGGCATGTTCATCGCGTTTGGTTTCGCTTTGACGCAATGGGTGAATTTCGGTTTCTACCACATGGAGAATTCGCCCGCCTCATGGAGAGCATCACTTGCCATCCCCGCCTTGTTTTCGTTCATAATTATGGGcagcatcttcttcctcccagaGTCGCCGCGTTGGCTCGTCATGAAGAACAAATCAGACGTAGCACAATTTACTCTGGCGTCTCTGAGGGGACAAGAAGTAGACTCGCTGGAGGTTGTCGCAGAGCTACGGGCTTACGAGCTTTCTCTGGAGGAGTCCTCGAACAACTCACTTAAGCTCCGGGACATTTTCACtatgggagaagagaagctccTGTACAGGTTCATCCTATGTGTCACTCTCCAATTCTTCCAGCAAATGACTGGTGGAACTCTGATCTCGGTCTACATTCCACTTATCTTCCAGACAGATCTTGGACTCGGTACCAGTCTGTCGAAGATCCTTGCGGCATGCGCGTTGACCTGGAAATTCCTGTGCTGTTTTGTGGGCTTCGCCATCATTGACCGCATGGGACGACGCACAGCGTTTATGGTCAGTGGCGGTGGCATGGGCATGTGCATGCTGGCATTGGCGgtctccaattccttctcCAATAACCATAccgcatccatcatctccgccctgttcattttcatttacaacttcttccttccgatCGGCTTCTTGGGCGCCAACTTCCTTTACCCAGCCGAGGTTGCTCCTGCGCGTCTTCGTGTCGCCATGCAAGCAATTTCGATTGCCAATCAATGGCTCTGGTATGGCTCTCACTCATAATAATTCAACTGCTTTCCACCTTATGCTgactcttctctccttcagGATGTTTGTCGTCGCAATGATCACGCCTGTCGCCATTGACAACATCGGCTATCGCTACTATATCGTCTACGCCATCATCGGTGGCATTATCCCTCCTGTCATCTACCTGTTCTACCCAGAAACAAAGGGCCGGTCCCTAGAAGAAGTTGACGAGATCTTCCGTGACGCTCccaccatcttctctgcAGTGTCGATGTCGAAGCACAGGCCCATGGGAGATAGGGCCATGGAGCGTGtcatggaagagaaggcaaCTGTGGAAGAGATAGAGTAATAGTATCGAAGGATAAACTTGGATGATTTTATGAGCGTCATGTGTCTTAGACATAGATCTACACTGCCATGATACACGTctgctatattatatacatgtTTCTCGTAGCTGCCTTGCTATTTGTATATTGCCACTTTCATGATTGTCAAAGGCACTTTAGGACACCAAAGAATATCAAACCAGTGCCCAGAAAACTGGTAGCATGTTATGAGCCCACAGGCGATAACCTAGTCCCGTGACATACAGTCACGTTTTGAATCCCTGTAACCGGATGCTCCGTAATCGACAACTATTTAAAATCAAATATTTTTCATAGCAGGGCAATGTACAAGGAGACAGACGTTACTGTTTTCAGTTCTAGATCCTGTCGGACTCAATCTCTACAAAAGACAGTCAACCCTATGATAATGCTTCAACAGAATCATTAAAGAACATTTGGTCTCGCTTACGAGCGACTTTTATGCCATTATTTAAATGAACATCGTCGATACCGGTGTTGGCACACCGTCCATTCTGTGCACTAGAGCCCAGGGGCGTCTCAGACTCGCTGTGAGGTTACTGATAGGTGTCAATAGGGCCCTACTTTGGAATCAGCACAGTTAGAGTGCTATGTATATCAACTCGATAAGCAGAGgtattggtggtgatgagcaCTCTGTTCACATGGTATGTGGTGTTCTCGATGACGATCTTACCACTTTTAGCACCATTTAATAAGCTTGAAGGATGACTAGGGTGTTGTCGGAAGAAGCATCATTTTGGGCTACAGCCGCGCGTTGCTTAGAGTGAATCTTGTGAGAGCAGATGGAAAGGCTGCTGTAAGTGCCCATTTGGAAATCTTGAGAAAGACTGGGAGAATGGACATTAGTAAGACTTACAATGATCATTTAAGAGATCTGAGAACAGCTCAACCGCAGGCTTTTACATAGTGCATTGAACGCAAGGCTGTCATGACCTACGCAACATAACAGAAACCTTCGGTCTCCTCTACACCGAGCCTGTTGGCACACGCTGTTAGTCTCCTATATTGTTTGTGCATTAGTTTCATATACTGTCTCCTGCCCTACAGGACCCTGACCCTCCACAAGCTTGAACTCTCACAAACACTATGCAGATCGTGCGGGGTCCGCAACGTCTTGTATGCTCGATTGGTGGAAATGTGTTCAGCCCATCTGCAGGGTCTCTACTTACCATGCATAAAAGTGGAGAAGTCCATCTACGCATGACAATATCGGGTTATTTCTGAAGCCCTGAACTTCGCTGTTGGGATCTCATATTTAAGATATGGAAGGTGTATCTTGATCCGCTTCATTCTCTTTTCGAACATCAATTTCATCAGTGACCTAAGGCGCATACAACTTTGGCCAGGATGAGGCTTCCAGTGCTGCTGAAACTCGTGGTCGTTCTAGCAAACTTATGCCAGGCACTGTCAGTATCGAATAACTCAAGTGGAGCTGTGACATGGGACGGATATAGCTTGATAGTCAATGGGGAGAGGGTTTTCGTCAAGTATGTGGATTGTGTGCAGTACTGATTCCACCCGAGTGGCTAACCACTTTCCATAAGTGCTGCTGAGTTTCATTACCAGAGACTGCCCGTCCCTGAAATGTGGTTGGTGAGTCAGCATTGCTTTTTGGTAGCCGGAGAGGTTCGAAATCTAAGGCTTTCTCAATCTAGGATGTGCTGCAAAAGTTGAAAGCAAATGGCTTCAACACAATTAGGTTGGTGATATGCTTCTCTACAGATTGGACATCCAGTTAATCTCAGCTATAGTGTCTACTTCTTCTGGAGTTATCATTCTGCTTCCAGGGAAGCATATGATTTTGATAGTGGAGCACATAACATACAGCGTCTTTTCGATATGGCCAAGGAGACAGGCCTATGGGTAATTGCCCGACCGGGTCCTTATGTCAACGTAAGCAGGCTTTATGACTTATGATTCGAAGTTGCATAGACCCTAACGACTAACAAACGAAAATAGGCCCAAACCAATGCAGGTGGCTTAGCTCTATGGGGCTCCGATGGCTCCATGGGAAAGCTGCGGACATCAGATGAGGCCTACCATGAAGCATGGCTTCCATATATGAGGAGAGTCGGACAAATCATTGCAGCGAACCAGATCACAAAAGGTGGTGTATGTGTACAGCTGTTCCCTGGCGGCTAGAGTGTGGCATGCTGACCTGTAGCGTATAGCCCGTCATACTCTTCCAGGTGGAAAATGAGCTACGAGAGACTAGCCATGAACCCAACAATACTCTCGTTAGGTATATGGAACAGCTTGAATCAGTTATTAGGGAGGTGGGAATAACGGTTCCTACGACTCACAACGATCAAAACACGAAATATATATCCTGGTCAAGGAATTACGAAAACGTTGGTGGCGCAGTTGACATTTATGGCTATGACGACTACCCTGCAGGATTCCTTGTTGGGAACAAATGTGATGGAGCGACTGGCTTTGATGTAGTTCGGACTTACTATCAGCGGTTCATGAATTATGCATGGTCTGGTCCAATATACCTCGCTGAGTTTGAGGGCGGACGTACTTTGACTTGGGGTGCACCGCAAAACTATGATGATGTGAGTGGTCACTCAGtcgagcagcaacaacaccacaGCTATACATCGTCTACTTGAAAGCTAATAGTCACCTAGTGTCAGAGCGAGCACAGCACCACCTTTGTGGACATCTACTATAAGAACAACATTGGCCAGCGCGTGACGCTACAAAGCATATACGAAGGCTATGGAGGGACTAATTGGGGCCATTGTGAGTAGATTAGCCTGTCACGCACAAAATTGCAGACGACTTGCTGACCCCCCTATAGCTGCTTGCCCGGTGGCGTATACCAGCAATGACTATATGTAAACTCTCCTCATTTTGAGTTGCTGACGCTGAGACTTACCATACGAACAGGACCCCCCTCCGAGAAACTCGCGAGCAATGGGCCAAGCTCTGGCAAACGAAGTTGATACAACTTTTCTCAGGATCAGCACCTGATTTGCTCAAAACGAATATGCATGGGAATGGGTCGGGTTACAGTGTTAGGATTTCATCCGGACCATTATATGCAACATACTAATAAGCTAGCAGCTCTCAACACCCGATGCTTATAGCTGGGTCTTGAAGAACCCAGATACCCAGGCAACCTTCACTGTGCTGCAGCAGAATGAAACTCCATCAACCGCTACCATCACCTTTTCAGCCTACTTGAACACCAGCCTTGGCAATGTGACTGTTCCAGGTATTCAGCTTGAAGGGCGCCAGAGCAAGATTCTAGTTACAGACTATAAGTTTGGTAACCAACTTCTGCTGTATTCGTCAGCAGATGTACTTACAAATGCCGTCTTGCCCGGTCACGACGTTCTAACTCTGTATCTGTGGGAAGGACAAACGGGCGAGTTTGCTTTAAGAACATTGAAGAACTTGACGTTCGAGGTCTATGGCTCGTCTACCGTATTGTCGACGCTTCATCATGGATACCAGAAGATTAGGTACACACAGTCTGCCGGTTCTACTGTCCTTCGTTTTGAAAATGGGGTCATTGTCTTATTGCTTGATCAACCTACCGCATGGCATTTCTGGGCTCCGTCAACATCTAAGTACCCTTCTCCTAAGCCAGACCAGAAGCTTTTCATTCTCGGCCCGTACCTAGTCAGATCTGCATCAGTCAATAACGAAGTGCTTCACGTGTCCGGAGACAACAACGGAACCACAACTTTGGAGGGTTTCATCGGCAACGTGACCATCAAGGCAGTCGAATGGAACGGCCAGCTGCTCACAGCAACCAAGACGCCCTATGGCTCCTACACAGCCCAAATACCCGGTACAGAAAACCGATCAGTAACACTTCCACCTTTGAATCACTGGCACTCAGCAGAATCCCTCCCTGAAATCCAGCCAGATTTTGACGACTCCAGATGGACGGTCGCGAACAAGAATAGCACTCTCAGCCCACAAGCCCCTCTTACCCTACCAGTTCTGTTTAGCTCCGACTATGGTTACTACGCTGGTGCTAAAATATACCGTGGCTACTTTGACGGCATCGAACACACCGCAGTCAATATTACCGCCTCTGGAGGCCTTGCGTTCGGATGGAACGCATGGCTGAACGGGCATCTCATCGGGGGCCACCCTGGCGACCCCGATCTATCAGCCACAAATATGACTTTAGCGCTTCCAGCGCCCCATCTCAAGACGAGGAACAACGTCATCACAGTCTTAGTTGACTACCATGGCCACGATGAAACTAGCACCCGTAACGGTGCTGAGAATCCTAGGGGCCTTCTCGGTGCGTATCTCCTTCCGGGAGGTACACGAACAGCAACCGCGTTCAAATTATGGAAGATTCAAGGTAATGCTGGCGGTTCGAAGAATATTGACCCAGTCCGTGGACCCATGAATGAGGGTGGCCTCTATGCTGAACGACTAGGCTGGTTCCTCCCTGGCTTTCCGGCTTCAGATGACAAGGAGTTCAAGAGTACTTCCAGTCCGCTAGACGGCATCTCAGGATCGGGTGTCCGCTTCTATGTCACCACTTTTGACCTTGATATCGACAGTGATCTAGATGCACCCATTGGTATTTCTCTCTCAGCACCAAATGGCACCATAGCACGTGTAATGCTTTGGGTCAATGGGGTAAGTTTTGGGTCCATTTCACAACTTGGTATGAACCGTTGATATACTGACATTTGTTTGCCATGTAAAAGTATCAATACGGAAAATACGTCCCTCACATCGGTCCGCAGACGAAGTTCCCCATTCCACCTGGAATAATCAACAACCGGGGTCAGAATACATTAGCCTTGAATGTGTGGGCGCAAACAGATGCCGGTGCGAAGCTCGACACTGTAGAGCTCTTCACTTACGGGTTGTATCAGACAGATTTTCAGTTTGATCGGGACTGGAGCTATCTACAGCCGAGGTGGAAGGATAGAAGCATGTACTCTTAGATCGTTTGAAGAAAGAATTGGGCATTATGTTTGGATATCAACTGGTAATAGATCCAGTTACATACGTACGCATATCGTACTATGGGCTGTGTAGTCCACGCAGTAAACTTTCATGATACTTAACATGGGTTATCTTCCCCCACCTACTTCATTGTCATCGCTACTTCCATCCGTTAACAGTCTTCCTGCCAAGAAACATTCCCAACAAAAGACAAACATCCTCAATACAATCCTTTCAATTTATTTTTCCTGGTTACAACCCTCCCCTGGTACGATCTTTCCCGCAAATCGAGCAAAAATTGTCATAATAAACCGCAACTCCAGAAGATCCCAGctcggcagcggcagtgtATCCGGATCGGGAGTTGTCAGAGTGATCCAATCCCCAGATTTCAAATCCTTAAGTTCCTCCCATTCCAACCCAACCAGTTTAACTGTGGTCCCCTTTCTGATGCGAGGGGGCTTGCTGAAAATACAGATTTTGTCGCTCCAGCAATGATCCTGCAAAGGTAACCAGAAAATTTGCACCTCAAGTTCCCTGTAACGCTCCCTATGTTCTGGATGAGGTCGGAGCACAAAGTCCCCCCATTCCCAATACTTTCGCAGTATTGGACTCAAGGAGATATAATTCTGGATAGTCTCTACCGCCTCAGTATGTGGACGATTGGGAAACAATGGCAGCTTCCATCTCTGTACTGTCTCAAAATCCCACCATCCGAGAAGTCTCACCCAAAAGGAATAACTGAATTTTTGAAGTAAGTGGTCTGGACAGATATCGCAAAGCATAGAAGTTGACTGAGATGTAAGAACACATTTGTCGGCGTCTCTTTCTCGGACTTTAGCCATGATAGTGGAGCAGTAGTCATCATCGCTGTCTGATCCTATGGTGGTGTTCTTTTCATCAACTGAGCCATCATGGTTATTTCCCATGGATAGCTCTTTAGTATTGGTCCACTCTTCCAGAAGGTCCATTTCACGAAAGAAACCGCGATTCTCGTGGCCGATAGCCGCGCACCACTCTATATAATCCTCAAAGAATCCTATCTCGCAGACCAGTAGAATAGCCCAGGTATAGCGTGgcaccttcttcttttttcgtCATTGCCAGGCTCCTGGAAGGCTTCTTTGAGAAGGGCAAGACGTTTACTCGTCCGGAAAGTGAGACCTCTTTTGTTTTCC
It contains:
- a CDS encoding uncharacterized protein (COG:G;~EggNog:ENOG410PKV4;~InterPro:IPR005829,IPR005828,IPR003663,IPR036259, IPR020846;~PFAM:PF00083,PF07690;~TransMembrane:12 (i5-24o59-81i93-114o120-138i150-168o180-203i268-298o310-331i338-356o368-391i403-427o433-454i);~go_component: GO:0016020 - membrane [Evidence IEA];~go_component: GO:0016021 - integral component of membrane [Evidence IEA];~go_function: GO:0022857 - transmembrane transporter activity [Evidence IEA];~go_process: GO:0055085 - transmembrane transport [Evidence IEA]), with product MQGQALRYAQIFLVACPSFILFGYNQSGVGGLDDFPSWVRVFPEIDTVNTTGAQESHNATVQGAVVASYTIGALFGSLICTMIGDMLGRRRSIFSGALIALIGQILECTAYSLAQFVVGRVILGFGVGMLSATVPVWQSECAPAAQRGRNVVLTGMFIAFGFALTQWVNFGFYHMENSPASWRASLAIPALFSFIIMGSIFFLPESPRWLVMKNKSDVAQFTLASLRGQEVDSLEVVAELRAYELSLEESSNNSLKLRDIFTMGEEKLLYRFILCVTLQFFQQMTGGTLISVYIPLIFQTDLGLGTSLSKILAACALTWKFLCCFVGFAIIDRMGRRTAFMVSGGGMGMCMLALAVSNSFSNNHTASIISALFIFIYNFFLPIGFLGANFLYPAEVAPARLRVAMQAISIANQWLWMFVVAMITPVAIDNIGYRYYIVYAIIGGIIPPVIYLFYPETKGRSLEEVDEIFRDAPTIFSAVSMSKHRPMGDRAMERVMEEKATVEEIE
- a CDS encoding glycoside hydrolase family 35 protein (CAZy:GH35;~COG:G;~EggNog:ENOG410PGTY;~InterPro:IPR025300,IPR025972,IPR037110,IPR008979, IPR036833,IPR018954,IPR017853,IPR001944,IPR031330;~PFAM:PF13363,PF10435,PF01301,PF13364;~SECRETED:SignalP(1-19);~go_function: GO:0004553 - hydrolase activity, hydrolyzing O-glycosyl compounds [Evidence IEA];~go_process: GO:0005975 - carbohydrate metabolic process [Evidence IEA]) — encoded protein: MRLPVLLKLVVVLANLCQALSVSNNSSGAVTWDGYSLIVNGERVFVNAAEFHYQRLPVPEMWLDVLQKLKANGFNTISVYFFWSYHSASREAYDFDSGAHNIQRLFDMAKETGLWVIARPGPYVNAQTNAGGLALWGSDGSMGKLRTSDEAYHEAWLPYMRRVGQIIAANQITKGGPVILFQVENELRETSHEPNNTLVRYMEQLESVIREVGITVPTTHNDQNTKYISWSRNYENVGGAVDIYGYDDYPAGFLVGNKCDGATGFDVVRTYYQRFMNYAWSGPIYLAEFEGGRTLTWGAPQNYDDCQSEHSTTFVDIYYKNNIGQRVTLQSIYEGYGGTNWGHSACPVAYTSNDYMTPLRETREQWAKLWQTKLIQLFSGSAPDLLKTNMHGNGSGYSLSTPDAYSWVLKNPDTQATFTVLQQNETPSTATITFSAYLNTSLGNVTVPGIQLEGRQSKILVTDYKFGNQLLLYSSADVLTNAVLPGHDVLTLYLWEGQTGEFALRTLKNLTFEVYGSSTVLSTLHHGYQKIRYTQSAGSTVLRFENGVIVLLLDQPTAWHFWAPSTSKYPSPKPDQKLFILGPYLVRSASVNNEVLHVSGDNNGTTTLEGFIGNVTIKAVEWNGQLLTATKTPYGSYTAQIPGTENRSVTLPPLNHWHSAESLPEIQPDFDDSRWTVANKNSTLSPQAPLTLPVLFSSDYGYYAGAKIYRGYFDGIEHTAVNITASGGLAFGWNAWLNGHLIGGHPGDPDLSATNMTLALPAPHLKTRNNVITVLVDYHGHDETSTRNGAENPRGLLGAYLLPGGTRTATAFKLWKIQGNAGGSKNIDPVRGPMNEGGLYAERLGWFLPGFPASDDKEFKSTSSPLDGISGSGVRFYVTTFDLDIDSDLDAPIGISLSAPNGTIARVMLWVNGYQYGKYVPHIGPQTKFPIPPGIINNRGQNTLALNVWAQTDAGAKLDTVELFTYGLYQTDFQFDRDWSYLQPRWKDRSMYS